A window of the Corynebacterium minutissimum genome harbors these coding sequences:
- a CDS encoding acetyl-CoA hydrolase/transferase family protein, with protein sequence MSERIAYAPFEKLVMSADEAAKFVNHGDRVGISGFTGAGYPKALPTAIAEKAKTAHEAGEEFKIDVFSGASTAPDCDGVLAEANAIRFRSPYNSDPALRNRFNDGSALYQDIHLSHSGQQVEEGFYGDFQVAIIEAVRIDENGNIVPSSAVGNNLEYIEAADKIIIEINEWQSENLEGMHDIYKIEKLPNRQPIPITKPADRVGTTYIEIPEEKVVAVVKTNAPDRNAPFKAPDEVSEKIAANFIEFLEGEVAAGRLEYDKFIMQSGVGNVPNAVMAGLLDSKFENIQAYTEVIQDGMLDLIDAGKMTVASATSFALSPEYADKMNAEAERYAKHIILRPQQVSNHPEVIRRVGLISSNGMIEGDIYGNINSTNVSGSRIMNGTGGSGDFTRNAYISTFVSPSVAKDGAISAVVPFVSHTDHTEHDTMVIITEYGVADLRGLAPKERVEKVIAVAHPDYRPLLEEYFERAKANKFQHTPHDLKTAFEFQVNFMEKGDMRG encoded by the coding sequence ATGTCTGAGAGAATTGCGTACGCACCGTTTGAGAAGCTTGTTATGAGCGCCGACGAGGCTGCAAAGTTTGTCAACCATGGTGACCGCGTTGGTATCTCCGGCTTTACCGGCGCTGGCTACCCGAAGGCCCTGCCTACTGCCATCGCTGAGAAGGCCAAGACCGCTCACGAGGCAGGCGAGGAGTTTAAGATCGACGTATTCTCCGGTGCCTCCACCGCTCCGGACTGTGACGGTGTGCTGGCAGAGGCTAACGCCATCCGCTTCCGCTCCCCGTACAACTCGGACCCGGCTCTGCGTAACCGTTTTAACGACGGCTCCGCCCTCTATCAAGACATCCACCTTTCCCACTCTGGCCAGCAGGTTGAAGAAGGCTTCTATGGTGACTTCCAGGTAGCCATTATTGAGGCCGTCCGTATTGATGAGAACGGCAACATCGTCCCGTCTTCTGCGGTGGGCAACAACCTCGAGTACATCGAGGCCGCTGACAAGATCATTATTGAGATCAACGAGTGGCAGTCCGAGAACCTCGAGGGCATGCACGATATCTACAAGATTGAGAAGCTGCCGAACCGTCAGCCGATTCCGATCACTAAGCCGGCTGACCGCGTTGGTACCACCTACATTGAGATTCCGGAAGAGAAGGTCGTGGCTGTGGTCAAGACCAACGCTCCGGACCGCAACGCTCCGTTTAAGGCTCCGGATGAGGTCTCTGAGAAGATTGCTGCGAACTTCATCGAGTTTCTTGAAGGTGAGGTCGCTGCTGGCCGCCTCGAGTATGACAAGTTCATCATGCAGTCTGGCGTGGGCAACGTCCCGAATGCCGTGATGGCTGGCCTGCTGGATTCCAAGTTTGAGAACATCCAGGCTTATACCGAGGTTATTCAGGACGGCATGCTCGACCTGATTGATGCCGGCAAGATGACCGTCGCCTCCGCGACCTCCTTCGCGCTGTCCCCGGAGTACGCGGACAAGATGAACGCTGAGGCAGAGCGCTACGCCAAGCACATCATCCTGCGCCCGCAGCAGGTATCCAACCACCCGGAGGTTATCCGCCGCGTCGGCCTGATTTCCTCCAACGGCATGATTGAGGGCGATATCTACGGCAACATTAACTCCACCAACGTTTCCGGCTCCCGCATCATGAACGGTACCGGTGGCTCTGGTGACTTCACCCGTAACGCTTACATCTCCACCTTCGTGTCCCCGTCGGTGGCCAAGGACGGCGCCATCTCCGCCGTTGTGCCGTTCGTGTCCCACACCGACCACACTGAGCACGACACCATGGTGATCATCACCGAGTATGGCGTTGCTGACCTTCGTGGCTTGGCTCCGAAGGAGCGCGTTGAGAAGGTCATCGCAGTGGCTCACCCGGACTACCGTCCGTTGCTGGAGGAGTACTTCGAGCGTGCCAAGGCCAACAAGTTCCAGCACACCCCGCACGATCTGAAGACCGCCTTCGAGTTCCAGGTGAACTTCATGGAGAAGGGTGACATGCGCGGCTAG
- the dusB gene encoding tRNA dihydrouridine synthase DusB has product MTLAIGNIQLNSPVVLAPMAGVTNVAFRVLCREQEIEKTGTVSGLYVCEMVTARALVERNPKTIHMTTFDPQENPRSLQLYTVDPEYTYKAAKMIVDENLADHIDMNFGCPVPKVTRRGGGSALPYKRRLFGNIVAAAVKATEGTDIPVTVKMRVGIDDEHHTHLDAGRIAVEEGASAVALHGRTAAQRYSGHADWNEIARLKEHLADTGIPVLGNGDIFKATDAHDMMEQTGCDGVVVGRGCLGRPWLFAELSAHLRGEAVPSEPTLGEVTRIMTRHAELLAQHEGERQASRDIRKHIGWYLRGFPVGGEVRAGLSRVNSLEDLRELLAPWADSPALADDADGARGRQGSPAKVVLPDGWLDDPEDDTVPEGAELMHSGG; this is encoded by the coding sequence GTGACTCTTGCAATCGGAAATATTCAGCTCAATTCCCCCGTTGTTCTCGCCCCCATGGCCGGCGTGACCAACGTGGCTTTTCGTGTGCTGTGCCGCGAGCAAGAAATCGAAAAGACCGGAACGGTCTCCGGTCTCTACGTCTGTGAAATGGTGACGGCGCGGGCCCTTGTGGAGCGCAACCCGAAGACCATCCACATGACCACCTTCGATCCGCAGGAAAACCCACGCTCCCTGCAGCTGTACACGGTAGATCCGGAGTACACGTATAAGGCAGCGAAAATGATCGTGGATGAGAACCTGGCAGATCACATCGATATGAACTTTGGATGCCCAGTCCCCAAGGTCACGCGTCGCGGTGGTGGTTCTGCCCTGCCGTATAAGCGCCGCCTCTTTGGCAATATCGTGGCGGCGGCAGTCAAAGCCACCGAAGGAACCGATATTCCAGTCACCGTCAAGATGCGCGTAGGCATCGATGACGAGCACCACACGCACCTCGATGCTGGGCGCATTGCGGTGGAGGAAGGGGCGTCGGCAGTCGCACTTCACGGCCGCACCGCTGCGCAACGGTATTCCGGCCATGCGGATTGGAATGAGATTGCACGCCTTAAGGAACATCTTGCTGACACCGGTATCCCGGTGCTGGGCAACGGAGATATCTTCAAGGCCACCGATGCCCACGACATGATGGAGCAGACCGGCTGCGACGGCGTCGTCGTCGGGCGCGGCTGTTTGGGTCGCCCGTGGCTCTTCGCTGAGCTGTCCGCGCACCTGCGCGGCGAAGCAGTTCCTTCTGAGCCCACCCTCGGTGAGGTCACACGCATCATGACGCGCCATGCGGAGCTCTTGGCTCAGCATGAAGGTGAACGCCAGGCCAGCCGCGATATCCGCAAGCACATTGGGTGGTACCTGCGTGGCTTTCCTGTTGGCGGTGAGGTCCGGGCGGGTCTTTCCCGCGTCAATTCCCTTGAGGATCTGCGCGAACTCCTCGCGCCGTGGGCTGACTCACCTGCGCTTGCCGACGACGCCGATGGCGCCCGTGGCCGCCAAGGTTCTCCCGCCAAGGTAGTCCTCCCCGACGGTTGGTTGGATGATCCTGAAGATGACACGGTGCCTGAGGGCGCGGAGCTGATGCATTCCGGCGGATAA
- the phoU gene encoding phosphate signaling complex protein PhoU translates to MRAAYREQLDNFAHDLIIMSDTVHNLMTLASKALLEGALQPAEEAVSLREELDEVRARCEDRAVSLLALENPMAKDLRQVISSIYIVEDYYRMGRLAQHIATSARRRHPEIVVPADILGFFEEYARLVLDMSLGLKDLLITRDPDLALRLTDDDDAVDDINQHLLRILTQREWKGTVREAVETSQLSRYYERFADHCASAAGRIIYLATGLDPERYMHKRDQEQREAELEARMAELERQFHR, encoded by the coding sequence ATGCGCGCAGCCTATCGTGAACAGCTGGATAATTTTGCCCATGATCTCATCATCATGAGCGATACTGTCCATAATCTTATGACCCTCGCCTCCAAGGCGTTGCTGGAGGGTGCCCTCCAACCGGCCGAGGAGGCCGTCTCGCTGCGCGAAGAACTCGATGAGGTCCGTGCGCGCTGCGAAGACCGCGCTGTGTCCCTACTGGCACTTGAGAACCCCATGGCGAAAGATCTCCGTCAAGTGATTTCTTCCATCTACATCGTGGAGGACTACTACCGCATGGGCCGCTTAGCCCAGCACATTGCCACGAGTGCACGCCGCCGACACCCCGAAATTGTCGTTCCGGCGGACATCCTCGGCTTCTTTGAAGAGTACGCGCGCCTCGTTCTCGATATGTCCCTGGGATTGAAGGATCTCCTCATTACGCGTGACCCAGATCTGGCCCTGCGTCTCACGGATGATGATGATGCGGTCGATGACATCAACCAGCATCTGCTGCGAATCCTTACCCAGCGCGAGTGGAAGGGCACTGTACGCGAGGCGGTGGAAACCTCCCAGCTGTCCCGCTACTACGAGCGCTTCGCCGATCATTGTGCTTCCGCCGCTGGCCGCATCATTTACCTTGCCACCGGCTTGGATCCGGAACGCTATATGCATAAGCGCGACCAGGAACAGCGCGAGGCCGAGCTGGAAGCCCGCATGGCTGAGCTCGAGCGCCAGTTCCACCGTTAA
- the pstB gene encoding phosphate ABC transporter ATP-binding protein PstB: MSKLALNDVNIYYGDFHAVQNVNMQIPAKAVTAFIGPSGCGKSTVLRTLNRMHEVIPGAYVKGEILLDGQNIYDSKVDPVSVRNTIGMVFQKANPFPTMSIEDNVVAGLKLSGEKNKKKLKEVAEKSLRGANLWDEVKDRLDKPGGGLSGGQQQRLCIARAIAVEPEVLLMDEPCSALDPISTLAVEDLIHELKENFTIVIVTHNMQQAARVSDKTGFFSLEATGKPGHLVEFDETTKIFENPSKKETEDYISGRFG; encoded by the coding sequence ATGTCTAAGCTCGCGCTCAATGACGTGAACATCTACTACGGCGACTTCCACGCCGTGCAGAACGTCAACATGCAGATCCCTGCCAAGGCCGTCACCGCGTTCATTGGCCCGTCCGGCTGCGGTAAGTCCACCGTTCTGCGCACCCTGAACCGTATGCACGAGGTTATTCCCGGTGCCTACGTCAAGGGTGAAATCCTCCTGGACGGTCAGAACATCTATGACTCCAAGGTTGACCCGGTATCCGTGCGTAACACCATCGGCATGGTCTTCCAGAAGGCAAACCCGTTCCCGACCATGTCCATCGAGGACAATGTGGTTGCCGGCCTGAAGCTGTCTGGCGAAAAAAACAAGAAGAAGCTCAAGGAAGTTGCAGAGAAGTCCCTGCGCGGCGCAAACCTGTGGGACGAGGTGAAGGACCGCCTGGACAAGCCGGGCGGCGGTCTCTCCGGTGGTCAGCAGCAGCGTCTGTGCATCGCTCGCGCGATTGCCGTGGAGCCGGAGGTTCTCCTCATGGACGAGCCGTGCTCCGCTCTCGACCCGATTTCCACCCTGGCTGTGGAGGACCTCATCCACGAGCTGAAGGAGAACTTCACCATCGTTATCGTGACCCACAACATGCAGCAGGCAGCTCGTGTGTCCGATAAGACGGGCTTCTTCTCCCTCGAGGCCACCGGTAAGCCGGGTCACCTCGTGGAGTTCGACGAGACCACCAAGATCTTCGAGAATCCTTCCAAGAAGGAGACTGAGGACTACATTTCCGGCCGCTTCGGTTAA
- the pstA gene encoding phosphate ABC transporter permease PstA yields the protein MTTTANAKPASAGATFLDISASRKATNTIATVVVWAAMILAMVPLVWVLWELFARGSGIIFSADWWTASQRGIMNSAEGGGAAHAIIGTFIQTILASIISIPIGIFTAIYLVEYSKGGWLGRITTFMVDILSGVPSIVAALFIFAMWITLFGFGRSGFAVALSLVLLMIPIVVRNTEEMLRVVPMDLREASYALGVPKWKTIARIVLPTALSGIVTGIMLAIARVMGESSPVLVLVGSSSIINWDAFKGSQSSLPLMMLDMYKAGAQPAVLDKLWGAALTLVILIAILNIAARIISAKFSVKK from the coding sequence ATGACTACTACTGCAAACGCCAAGCCTGCCTCCGCAGGCGCTACCTTCCTTGATATTTCGGCTTCCCGAAAGGCCACCAACACCATTGCCACCGTCGTGGTGTGGGCAGCCATGATTCTCGCCATGGTCCCTCTGGTATGGGTTCTGTGGGAACTCTTTGCCCGCGGCAGCGGCATCATCTTCAGCGCCGATTGGTGGACCGCGTCCCAGCGCGGCATCATGAACAGTGCTGAGGGCGGCGGTGCTGCTCACGCCATCATTGGTACCTTCATCCAGACCATCTTGGCCTCCATCATCTCCATCCCGATCGGTATCTTTACCGCTATCTACTTGGTGGAGTACTCCAAGGGCGGCTGGCTCGGCCGTATCACCACCTTCATGGTGGACATCCTGTCCGGTGTGCCGTCCATCGTTGCCGCGCTGTTTATCTTCGCTATGTGGATTACGCTCTTCGGCTTTGGCCGCTCTGGTTTCGCCGTGGCGCTTTCCTTGGTGCTGCTGATGATTCCTATCGTCGTGCGAAACACTGAGGAGATGCTCCGCGTGGTTCCCATGGACCTGCGTGAGGCCTCCTATGCGCTGGGTGTTCCGAAGTGGAAGACCATCGCTAGAATTGTCCTGCCGACCGCACTGTCCGGCATCGTTACCGGTATCATGCTCGCAATTGCGCGTGTGATGGGTGAGTCTTCTCCGGTGCTGGTCCTTGTTGGTTCCTCCTCCATCATCAACTGGGACGCGTTCAAGGGCTCGCAGTCTTCGCTGCCGCTGATGATGCTGGATATGTACAAGGCCGGCGCACAACCGGCTGTCCTGGATAAGCTCTGGGGTGCAGCGCTGACGCTGGTTATCCTCATCGCCATCCTCAACATCGCGGCCCGTATCATCTCCGCGAAGTTCTCGGTCAAGAAATAG
- the pstC gene encoding phosphate ABC transporter permease subunit PstC: protein MADNNLTTAPEQTELSVSAAERPSTGGTEELTMANSGSGVKRPGDRVFEFLSSASATLITVMIAAIAGFLLWRAVPALGVNDGGIMGFFTYGGRWETGDTSAMKFGIPTMFGTTVLISVFALLLAMPVALAIAIFLSNYAPARMVKPLGFLVDMLAAVPSIVYGLWGWQVLGPALSGFYSWLESWAGGFFLFTVFDNSPSFATGRNLFTGGIVLAVMILPIIAATAREVFVQTPPGQIESALALGATRWEVIRMTVLPFGMSGYIAGSMLGLGRALGETMALYMVVSPLVDFRFSLFDGGTTFAMAIALASAEFGNEMRAGAYIAAGLMLFLLTFVVNAIARAIVKKK, encoded by the coding sequence ATGGCAGACAATAATCTCACCACGGCGCCAGAGCAGACGGAACTTTCCGTCTCCGCTGCTGAGCGGCCTTCTACCGGCGGAACCGAAGAACTTACCATGGCTAACTCTGGTAGCGGAGTTAAGCGCCCAGGCGACCGAGTCTTCGAATTCCTTTCTTCTGCTTCGGCCACTTTGATCACCGTCATGATTGCTGCCATTGCGGGCTTCTTGCTGTGGCGTGCCGTGCCTGCCCTGGGCGTCAACGACGGTGGCATCATGGGGTTCTTCACCTATGGTGGCCGTTGGGAGACCGGCGATACTTCCGCGATGAAGTTCGGTATCCCAACCATGTTCGGCACCACGGTTCTTATCTCCGTCTTCGCCCTGCTGCTGGCTATGCCGGTTGCACTGGCGATTGCCATCTTCCTGTCTAACTACGCACCCGCACGTATGGTCAAGCCGCTAGGCTTCCTCGTGGACATGCTCGCTGCGGTCCCGTCCATTGTTTATGGTCTGTGGGGCTGGCAGGTCCTTGGCCCAGCTCTCTCCGGTTTCTACTCGTGGCTGGAGTCTTGGGCTGGCGGGTTCTTCCTTTTCACCGTCTTCGACAACTCGCCGTCGTTTGCTACCGGCCGTAACCTCTTCACCGGTGGCATCGTGCTGGCCGTGATGATTCTTCCGATTATCGCCGCTACGGCACGTGAGGTCTTCGTCCAAACTCCTCCTGGTCAGATTGAGTCTGCCTTGGCGCTGGGCGCAACCCGCTGGGAGGTTATCCGCATGACGGTGCTGCCCTTCGGTATGTCCGGCTACATCGCCGGTTCCATGCTCGGTCTCGGTCGTGCGCTGGGTGAGACCATGGCTCTGTACATGGTTGTCTCCCCGCTCGTGGACTTCCGCTTCTCGCTCTTCGACGGCGGTACGACCTTCGCCATGGCCATCGCCCTGGCATCCGCAGAGTTCGGTAATGAGATGCGCGCTGGTGCCTACATCGCCGCCGGCCTCATGCTGTTCTTGCTGACCTTCGTGGTCAACGCCATTGCCCGCGCCATTGTGAAGAAGAAGTAG
- the pstS gene encoding phosphate ABC transporter substrate-binding protein PstS, with protein sequence MIRNFKRTAAIFGIVAATSTALVACSESNDSGSDSADGGSESSEVSGELVGDGASSQQNAMSYFQTAFSEDHPNASLSYNASGSGAGVEAFTNGQADFAGSDSALKEDEGEVEAAAERCGGNEAWHLPTTIGPVAIAYNLEGTEINLSTKTLAKIFKGDITKWNDEAIAADNEGTDLPDEDITVIFRSDESGTSANFQKFLKAATGDWDSEGKQFPDAVGEGANGSAGVADQVANIKGAITYVEAGFADQKEADGVQKAKIDFGHGPVELNTESVNVALENLEFKETESEHNMVVDSDALFASDDEGAYPLILTTYNIVCSAGYDEETSALVKAFFTTVLDHQDDQLASQGFIPVEGAHLDKLKAAVDALQ encoded by the coding sequence GTGATTCGCAACTTCAAGCGCACCGCTGCAATCTTCGGCATCGTTGCCGCTACCTCCACCGCTCTCGTCGCCTGCTCTGAATCCAACGACTCTGGTTCCGACTCCGCTGACGGCGGCTCCGAGAGCTCGGAAGTTTCTGGCGAGCTCGTTGGTGACGGCGCTTCCTCCCAGCAGAATGCAATGTCTTACTTCCAGACTGCATTCTCTGAGGATCACCCGAACGCTTCCTTGTCCTACAACGCTTCCGGCTCCGGCGCCGGCGTTGAGGCCTTCACCAACGGCCAGGCTGACTTCGCTGGTTCCGACTCCGCTCTGAAGGAAGATGAGGGCGAGGTTGAGGCTGCTGCTGAGCGCTGTGGTGGCAACGAGGCATGGCACCTGCCGACCACCATCGGTCCGGTAGCTATCGCTTACAACCTCGAGGGCACCGAGATCAACCTCTCCACCAAGACCCTGGCCAAGATCTTCAAGGGTGACATCACCAAGTGGAACGATGAGGCAATCGCTGCTGACAACGAAGGCACCGACCTGCCGGACGAGGACATCACCGTCATCTTCCGCTCTGATGAGTCCGGTACCTCCGCTAACTTCCAGAAGTTCCTGAAGGCCGCTACCGGCGACTGGGACAGCGAGGGCAAGCAGTTCCCGGATGCAGTTGGTGAGGGTGCCAACGGCTCCGCTGGTGTTGCTGACCAGGTTGCCAACATCAAGGGTGCTATCACCTACGTTGAGGCTGGCTTTGCCGACCAGAAGGAAGCAGACGGCGTTCAGAAGGCCAAGATCGACTTCGGCCACGGTCCGGTTGAGCTGAACACCGAGTCCGTCAACGTTGCTCTGGAGAACCTGGAGTTCAAGGAGACCGAGTCCGAGCACAACATGGTTGTTGACTCCGACGCTCTGTTCGCGTCTGACGACGAGGGTGCATACCCGCTCATCCTGACCACCTACAACATCGTTTGCTCCGCTGGTTACGATGAGGAGACCTCCGCTCTGGTCAAGGCCTTCTTCACCACCGTCCTGGATCACCAGGATGACCAGCTCGCTTCCCAGGGCTTCATCCCGGTTGAGGGTGCACACCTGGACAAGCTGAAGGCTGCTGTTGACGCTCTGCAGTAA
- the mshD gene encoding mycothiol synthase encodes MHIETRTLPQHLDLAEQVAQLAQNAAAHDGIDPLSEQFLLGLRDARLGHEHLLAVDGERIVGVAARDGDQVELVVSPDHRRAGVGQALYDALPAHPYLWAHGNLPAAQALAKKNGMDVVRRLLVMAIKDEKLRDAAGQPSLDEGLDILSYTESVERYDRAHVENEWVRTNNEAFSWHPEQGGWDIERLQRGMEAEWFDPADVLFLWEEIGGSVDGAAPTMAGFHWLKWHTEEDPAFGEVYVVGLSEAFRGRRLGGPLLSAGLQRMVDKGAEKVILYVEADNEPAVKAYERLGFSIAEEHCVWAESD; translated from the coding sequence ATGCATATTGAAACCCGTACCTTGCCGCAGCATCTAGACCTCGCGGAACAGGTGGCGCAGCTTGCCCAGAACGCCGCTGCTCACGATGGTATCGATCCGCTTTCTGAGCAGTTCCTCCTTGGGCTGCGCGATGCCCGCCTGGGCCACGAGCACCTGCTGGCTGTGGACGGAGAACGCATTGTGGGGGTGGCCGCACGGGATGGCGACCAGGTGGAGCTTGTTGTTTCTCCCGATCACCGGCGCGCGGGCGTAGGGCAAGCGCTTTACGACGCCCTCCCGGCCCACCCATACCTGTGGGCCCATGGCAATCTCCCCGCCGCACAAGCACTGGCGAAGAAGAATGGAATGGACGTCGTCAGGCGCCTGCTGGTCATGGCCATTAAAGATGAAAAATTGCGCGACGCTGCCGGGCAGCCTTCGCTCGACGAAGGGTTGGACATTTTGTCCTACACGGAATCAGTCGAGCGTTATGACCGTGCGCATGTGGAAAACGAGTGGGTACGCACAAACAATGAGGCTTTTTCCTGGCACCCGGAGCAAGGTGGCTGGGACATCGAGCGCCTACAGCGCGGTATGGAAGCTGAGTGGTTTGATCCGGCTGATGTACTTTTCCTGTGGGAGGAAATAGGCGGTTCCGTTGATGGCGCTGCCCCCACAATGGCGGGATTCCACTGGCTTAAATGGCATACCGAAGAAGATCCTGCTTTCGGTGAGGTCTACGTGGTGGGATTGTCAGAAGCTTTCCGTGGACGCCGATTGGGTGGCCCACTTCTGAGCGCTGGCCTGCAGCGTATGGTGGATAAAGGCGCCGAGAAGGTGATCCTTTATGTCGAGGCAGACAATGAGCCAGCGGTTAAGGCCTACGAACGGCTAGGCTTTTCTATTGCGGAGGAGCACTGCGTCTGGGCTGAAAGTGACTAG
- a CDS encoding LmeA family phospholipid-binding protein has product MTVIHLSRTVVRLAAVTGVVLAMWLADSAVAMHAEHTVAQKAKASSQLDNTPDVFIGGVPFTAAALTTEIPYIEVNSSDVEVPKLGMVNASTTLRDITIRPEQLFNGEFEGSPVSTYTRSISLDGVALGRLLGITDLSIANPDDMSPAGGSSAEAELTGTLPGDTTKSTATVTLRLVGPEFRMSVYGTDDERLQKAFSLVLDTRELPLPSQATSVKLHGGSISFEVQRRNITLKTTQLSPLEIDGSEEKAVEDAAQKAQDTANEVGSAPTTPPSWRRN; this is encoded by the coding sequence GTGACCGTCATCCATCTCAGCCGTACCGTCGTGCGCCTCGCCGCCGTGACAGGCGTCGTGTTGGCTATGTGGCTGGCGGATTCTGCAGTGGCCATGCATGCAGAACACACCGTGGCCCAGAAGGCGAAGGCCAGCTCGCAGCTGGACAATACCCCGGACGTCTTCATCGGTGGTGTGCCTTTTACTGCTGCGGCACTCACCACAGAGATCCCCTACATCGAGGTCAACTCCTCCGACGTCGAGGTGCCCAAGCTTGGCATGGTGAATGCCTCGACCACCCTGCGTGATATCACCATTCGTCCCGAGCAGCTCTTCAACGGTGAATTTGAGGGCTCCCCTGTCTCGACGTACACACGAAGCATTAGCCTCGATGGCGTCGCGCTGGGCCGCTTGCTGGGAATTACGGACTTGTCCATTGCCAACCCAGATGACATGTCCCCTGCTGGCGGTTCGTCCGCCGAAGCAGAGCTGACCGGCACGCTCCCCGGAGATACCACCAAATCCACCGCCACCGTCACCCTGCGGCTCGTGGGCCCAGAATTCCGCATGAGCGTCTATGGTACGGACGATGAACGTCTCCAGAAGGCCTTTAGCTTGGTACTGGACACACGCGAACTGCCGCTGCCTTCGCAAGCCACCTCGGTGAAATTACATGGCGGTTCCATTTCCTTCGAGGTACAGCGCCGCAACATCACGCTCAAGACCACGCAGCTTTCGCCGCTCGAAATCGACGGTTCGGAGGAGAAGGCTGTAGAAGACGCCGCACAGAAGGCCCAGGACACCGCCAACGAGGTGGGCAGTGCGCCGACGACACCTCCCAGCTGGCGCCGGAACTAG
- a CDS encoding diacylglycerol/lipid kinase family protein: MRVLLISNPNSTSQNAALFREVLPIIRGVEGLRLLTQFTHYPGHAEEMVRGMTREDYDVILAFGGDGTVNEIVNGLLGPVDAQSRPSPQDIPALAVIPTGSANVFVRALGFPNTPVEAAHVLARMLDRDIRREVFLGTWNDRWFAVNAGFGLDADVLARVDRAREKGFSATPLRYLAVSFQAYQRARIRPPRINVRAVSRSGNTFKADNVPLMFTSNTNPWTFLGPLPVVTNPRNSFDQGLGLFGVSDLHGFDGLVGVLHLFGVDRRHWLNKITDARTLHFEDAAEVDLECPEPHRFQADGESEGTFTTIHIESVPNALEVFAPIDPRPASQRTIREVLRDFIRIK; encoded by the coding sequence ATGCGCGTGTTGCTCATTTCTAATCCGAATTCCACCAGCCAGAATGCGGCTCTCTTCCGAGAGGTGCTGCCCATCATCCGTGGCGTGGAGGGACTGCGTCTGCTGACGCAATTTACTCACTACCCAGGCCATGCTGAGGAAATGGTTCGTGGTATGACCAGGGAGGACTATGACGTTATCTTGGCCTTCGGAGGCGACGGAACAGTCAATGAGATTGTCAATGGTCTGCTCGGACCTGTAGATGCACAGTCGCGGCCGTCCCCACAGGACATTCCAGCCTTAGCAGTCATCCCGACTGGTTCCGCTAACGTATTCGTCCGCGCTCTCGGTTTCCCCAACACCCCCGTTGAAGCCGCACACGTGCTGGCGCGCATGCTGGATCGTGATATTCGCCGTGAAGTCTTCCTCGGCACATGGAATGATCGCTGGTTTGCGGTCAACGCTGGCTTCGGCTTGGATGCGGACGTGCTGGCACGTGTGGATCGTGCTCGTGAGAAGGGCTTTTCTGCCACCCCGCTGCGCTATCTGGCAGTGTCGTTTCAGGCCTACCAGCGCGCCCGTATCCGCCCGCCGCGCATCAATGTGCGTGCGGTGTCGCGCTCTGGAAACACGTTCAAGGCGGATAACGTGCCGCTCATGTTCACCTCCAACACCAACCCGTGGACCTTCCTGGGCCCGCTTCCGGTGGTGACGAATCCGCGTAACTCTTTCGACCAGGGCCTCGGGTTATTCGGTGTCTCTGACCTACACGGCTTTGATGGATTGGTGGGCGTCCTCCACCTCTTTGGTGTGGATCGCCGTCATTGGCTCAACAAGATAACGGATGCTCGTACCTTGCACTTTGAAGATGCCGCTGAAGTGGACTTGGAATGTCCTGAGCCGCACCGCTTCCAGGCCGATGGCGAATCGGAAGGTACCTTCACGACAATCCACATCGAGTCAGTGCCGAATGCACTCGAGGTTTTCGCACCGATTGATCCGCGCCCGGCGTCCCAGCGCACAATCCGGGAAGTGCTGCGAGACTTTATCCGCATTAAGTAA